A region of the Parasteatoda tepidariorum isolate YZ-2023 chromosome 7, CAS_Ptep_4.0, whole genome shotgun sequence genome:
TAGaacatcttaatttttaaccacattgacaatacaaaaattataaaaatattgaagttaaattttaaatattcaagtaattaaaatgaaaaaaatttgcactctaaaaaatttgctcaataaaatatttctcactcTACTTTTACACCAACTTCAGTTATCTTTTACTATGATTGAGGATTTAGAACATAATGCAAgtaaaatagtatattaaagGGAGGGATCTTAAAAGACATAGTGGGTTGTAAAATCTTTAACTACATAtagatatctttttttcttgaagcttttgaatatttaatttatgttaaaatttaatactgatgtatttttcttccactttgaatataatttttgacaGAACTTAATTTATAGAGtatcttcaaaaaattcacatcaattttatttaatctttcagAAGTCAAGAGATGAGAAATGAAATGCTCGGTCAGCCAGCTATTTGGTCGGCTATGGATTCTGATCTTAGCTGCAGCTTTGTTGGACCACCGAAGTTCGTTATTCATAAAAGCAGCTCCAAGCCTGAAACCTCTCGCCCAACTATCCCCAGAAGCGGAAGATTGCCCAAAGTGGGACGAAAGCCCGTGGTGCCCATGCTACCAGTTCGAAGACGGACTCTTTTTAGAATGTCCAACTACAGGTATTCCCCAAATAAGAACTACCCTCTCACTCATAGAAGTGCCCATCAAATCGCTTGGCATCTATCATCTGGATAAAAATACCACCATTCTTCCTCCGAAGGTTTTCGCTAACGCGTCCATATCCCATTTGCTCATGTCATACACTAATCTTGAAAGCATCGATGAACATGCTTTTGCCGGACTGGATGATACTTTGGATAGTTTATCCATTGTAAACAGCAGACTAAAAGAAGTTCCGCAGAAAGCACTGAACAACCTTAAAGCTCTGAAGTCTGTCGATTTTGATTCcaatgaaatacaaaaagttGACAGCTACGCATTTTACGGTGTGCCTTTGACAACTGTAAATTTGCAGAGCAATCAGATTGACACTTTGTCCGAATATGCTTTTGGTGGACTGGAAAATACGTTGCAAGAATTGATACTCATTAACAACAAACTATCTAGATTTCCTCTAAACGCACTTAGACgtttgaaaaaactaaaaaccttaaaatttgtgaaaaattccattaatgACATTGTTGACGACGGGTTCACGCGTTTTACCGATCTTGAAACGCTTGACATGAATTCCAATAAACTGAAAGAGCTCCACGACAGAAGTTTTGTTACCATGCCAAGATTAGTAGTTCTTTCTTTACAAATGAACCAACTAGTCAGTTTAGATGACAGAGTTTTTATCCATGTAAGAGAATTAGAGAACCTAGACCTGAGTCACAACAGAATTGTGATGCTCAATCCAAGGGTTTTAAATCCCTTGCACAAATTAAGAACTATAGATCTgagttttaatcatttacattCCATTGAAGGTGGTGTTTTTCACAACTTGACTCAGCTAAGGGAAGTTTTTTTgtctaataacaatattttaaaaataacaaatgacaCTTTGTATAACAGTTCTCAAATATCTGTTCTTTTCTTGCACAATAATGCTATAACATCAATTGAATTCGGCTCGTTTCAATCACTTCAAAATCTTTACCAGTTACAGTTATCTTTTAACCAGTTAAGAGAAATTCATTCACtcctgtttaaaaataacagagaaCTGCGATCTTTATCCAtggataataatttaataacagatATTCAACCGGGAACGTTTCAAGAACTGATTGAGCTAAGAGATCTCCGCCTGCAAAACAATCTATTGAAGATAATTAGAAAAGGCAGCTTTTACTCGCTACCTAATCTACAGGAATTGCACCTTCAATTCAACAGGGTagaagttattgaaaaagaagCTCTTCAAAGCCTAGCCAATTTGCAGCACTTGAATATTCAGGGAAATAAACTAATCGAAATGGGAGATATTCTAAGCAGATACCCATCCAGCTTAAGGTCTCTTCAAATAAACCACAACGATATTGCTGTATTACATGAAAATAGTCTTACAGGTTTAAACAAAATGGAGATTTTGTGGTTAGAttgtaacaaaattaagaaacttcAAAAAGAAACCTTCAAAGATCTTACTGAAGTACAGAAACTTTACCTGGACCACAATTCCATTTCTATTATCGAAGAAAACACGTTCTCTGAAATGAAgcgtttgaattatttaaacttggAGCATAACAACTTGAATCACTTAAATGCAAATATGTTTTTAGGTGCTATTAGTTTAGAAGAAGTTTATCTATCGCACAATAAAATAATGGACATTGAACCATTGGCATTCCAAAGTCTAAAGAATTTGCGTATTTTGCACCTTTcccaaaatcaaatttatgtcCTTCGTAAGTACATGTTCGAAGATGCAAATCAATTAGAAGAATTGACTCTTGCAAATGCTATGATCGAAAGTATAGAAGATCACACATTTAGCCACCTAAGTAATCTTATATCCTTAGATTTATCTCATAATCGTtttattatggtaaaaataacGTTTCTAACAAACTTAAGGAGTCTCGATTTAagttacaataatttaactGATAGGGATGGCATTGAACTACAAGGTCTTAGCGGGTTAACGCATTTAAATTTGGATTATATTGGAAGCGATAAGGTTCACAGTTACCTCTTTGAATCTCTAACTGACCTGCATACTTTACATCTTAGTGGAAATGGAATGAAGCAGCTTGAttctaatttgctttttaatttagtgtCTTTGAAGGaactttacttaaataataatgagcttCCATCAGTACCTAAGACTGCTATTAGGAAGTTACCGAAACTTGAAGTGTTATcgattgttagaaataaaattaagattgttCCAAATATGGTattcagtgaaaattttaatttgaagaagtTGAATTTATCTGGAAACGGTATAAATCTGATCGAAAAGAAAGCATTTCACAATTTGACAAAATTAGTTGATTTagatttatcaaataatttcctAACAGCTCTCCCAGGAGGTGTTTTTGAAACCTTATCTGagttggaaaaattatatttggataagaACTCATTTACTTTTGTTCCAAACTCCGTCCTATTTTCACCTTTGTCAAGTTTAAAGTTTCTATCAATTGATGATAATGAATGTCTTCGCATCAGAGAGGACATGTCTTCAGTAGATCCACACCACAAAATACAACACCTGAACATCAGCAATAGCAATATTTCAGTCATAGCTTCTCATGACTTTTTAATGTTTCCAGACCTGCTTGTCTTGACTTTGCGCGAGAATGTTATTGCTAAAGTATCCCCAGGTGCGTTCAAGCCTCTTACGCAGTTAGTTTTTCTGGATCTTGGATATAATGAGTTAGACATTTTACCTGAAGAAAGGTTTTTCGGCTTGATGAGATTAGAATCACTGAATTTGACACACAATCACCTTTTGGAATTCCCCTCTATACGGGAAGAAATGAAATATCTCACAAGTTTGGACTTATCATACAATAAACTCATCAAAATAGACGGTAATAACTTTGACAGCCTCTACAACATCAAGTATCTGAATTTGAGGTCCAACCAACTGACTTGGATATCCCCAAGTGCTTTCGACAATCTGTCTAGCTTACTTGAGTTAGATATAAGCCATAACCAGATCAAGCATTTAAGTAGTAGTGTGTTAGTTCCAGCTGAAGTTCGAATGACGACGCTTAAGCTCTCAGGTAATTCTGAATTTActtgtattattttaacttacacGCTATCTGGCTAAACGTTTCCGGACATCCAAATGTAGAAACTCGGTGAATCTTGAGGCATATATTATAAGGCGCTGGTTCCTCTTTTGCATTGATGACAGCCCGAACATGTCTGGGGAAATATTCCTCCAGTATATGATGGATGGTTATGGGAATTTACATCCAGGGGTCCATCACATTTGAAGTGATTGTTCACAGCGAGGATGGTCGATTTCACTGGCTATGTTATTTGTGTTTGAATTTGTAGGGCATATCAGATTTTCCAGTTTTTGAATACCCATTTCGTCTAACCATAGCAGAGCAATTCACGACATGAGAATGGAGCAGTTACCCTGCAGGGAGGGAAATAGACCATCCCAGAAACATTGCCATGAATTTCTAGGAGCAGCATTGTCTAGAATTTCCACATTCATCTCATAGTTCATGTTTCCAACCACAAGAATTACGAGACTCAGACGAAATGAAAAACGCCCCCACTATATGAGCAGATCCACTTTAGGTGATTGTCCGGATACTTTTGACcagataatgaataaaatattccatatgaaattaaataaaagatcaaACTTTTTTGAGTTAAAGTAAAGTAACAAACATTTGTAAGCACTTTAATAGttcgttggaaaaaaaaacagtaattcaaagtcagatttctaaattatgaattttgacGTCCTGACTAGATTCAGATTGaatcaatgattaaaaaagaatgtatcGTTATTGGAGGGgtcaatttttcatataattcttaatttattacatactttcataaaaaaatttcgcaatcataatactttttaagtatatttaaacattaggaAAACAGTCgaatcaaaaatagtttattttatcctttttgttttaaatcattctaaTCCATTTATTCTATGTTGATAgtgctaaaaagaaaagaaattggtAAACTATTACAAGCGAAAAATCACTAATTAAGCTATCACGTCTTATAATTCATATACTTGATTACACATACAGCACTACAGCCTGCTGTGGGCCCTGGCCGCCCAAGCAATATCGTTTCAAACTTCTCTACTTTAGGctttaaactttcaatttttcccCTTCAAGTGTCATCCAATCATCTTTTTTATGGCCCTCCTCTTGGTCTTGAGTTCTATgatttccaatttaaatttgttttagatttcTATTATCCTTTTATCTTTCAATGTGCCTCAGTCATGCCAAAcgtctgaatttaaaaaatcgaattatgattttttttttgcctgattAATTGATCAAGTTCACTATTGCTTCTGATTCTCCAATGTgtattatttacttcaattgATCTGAAAATTCTTCTCTAAATTTCGCTTTTGAAGCTAAGCAGGTTAGATTCAACTTTATTTGTCTGAGTTTAAGCTTCATATATTTCaggaatatttttacatttattaagaataaattataattaaatgcatcgttttataaaattttaccaaatatattataaaatatgcaatcaAACATTGTTAGCGTATTGATGAAAGCA
Encoded here:
- the LOC107440219 gene encoding protein artichoke; this encodes MKCSVSQLFGRLWILILAAALLDHRSSLFIKAAPSLKPLAQLSPEAEDCPKWDESPWCPCYQFEDGLFLECPTTGIPQIRTTLSLIEVPIKSLGIYHLDKNTTILPPKVFANASISHLLMSYTNLESIDEHAFAGLDDTLDSLSIVNSRLKEVPQKALNNLKALKSVDFDSNEIQKVDSYAFYGVPLTTVNLQSNQIDTLSEYAFGGLENTLQELILINNKLSRFPLNALRRLKKLKTLKFVKNSINDIVDDGFTRFTDLETLDMNSNKLKELHDRSFVTMPRLVVLSLQMNQLVSLDDRVFIHVRELENLDLSHNRIVMLNPRVLNPLHKLRTIDLSFNHLHSIEGGVFHNLTQLREVFLSNNNILKITNDTLYNSSQISVLFLHNNAITSIEFGSFQSLQNLYQLQLSFNQLREIHSLLFKNNRELRSLSMDNNLITDIQPGTFQELIELRDLRLQNNLLKIIRKGSFYSLPNLQELHLQFNRVEVIEKEALQSLANLQHLNIQGNKLIEMGDILSRYPSSLRSLQINHNDIAVLHENSLTGLNKMEILWLDCNKIKKLQKETFKDLTEVQKLYLDHNSISIIEENTFSEMKRLNYLNLEHNNLNHLNANMFLGAISLEEVYLSHNKIMDIEPLAFQSLKNLRILHLSQNQIYVLRKYMFEDANQLEELTLANAMIESIEDHTFSHLSNLISLDLSHNRFIMVKITFLTNLRSLDLSYNNLTDRDGIELQGLSGLTHLNLDYIGSDKVHSYLFESLTDLHTLHLSGNGMKQLDSNLLFNLVSLKELYLNNNELPSVPKTAIRKLPKLEVLSIVRNKIKIVPNMVFSENFNLKKLNLSGNGINLIEKKAFHNLTKLVDLDLSNNFLTALPGGVFETLSELEKLYLDKNSFTFVPNSVLFSPLSSLKFLSIDDNECLRIREDMSSVDPHHKIQHLNISNSNISVIASHDFLMFPDLLVLTLRENVIAKVSPGAFKPLTQLVFLDLGYNELDILPEERFFGLMRLESLNLTHNHLLEFPSIREEMKYLTSLDLSYNKLIKIDGNNFDSLYNIKYLNLRSNQLTWISPSAFDNLSSLLELDISHNQIKHLSSSVLVPAEVRMTTLKLSGNPIYCDCLMLSLWEWLQEHGRFLQQEEVPLNCVHPEKLRDHSILALHPSDICPSPLVSDLEVQRLDSNHFTIAWEVQNGTLIGGFTVTYHITTSRSPVVLANLQATARSHDLENLVPETWYTVCVTATGKYLRMFGNKPTPYVTENERTTEVTANNRKCLQIRTLAKTDKTKITLSTLGIILGSSISAALVLTLSILLTALKFRRRRRRPVKNDVPQEYISYRHFSIQSSEGVYS